TAATGTCAATGGTCAGAGTGCTATGAATAATCATGTCAGAGaggctattgacttaattggAGCTTTTAGTAACTGTTGTAAAGGCACTTTGGCTAGTCCTGCCTCAGATACTAGCACGAACAAGTTTGATACTTTGCCACTGTTGGATCTGTCTTTGAGAGGATCTCATCCTAGTGGCTCAGTGAATCAAGAAAATGACGAAACCCACAGGATAAACCATTCCGATGCATCAGCATTCTCTCGGTGAGTTTGCACTCGAAAAGAAATTGTTCATCAATCTTATTGTCTTATACTATGTAAGTATGCTATCCTGTTAATCCCTCCACCACCATCATCTCATCGAAGATCTTTAAATCAAGTGTTCCCCCCTATATTCCATATGACTTTTGTTATCAATGTGAATGCAATTGACAGTGATGGGTATAAACTCATGCAGGTATGTCAACAAGTCATTGCCCAATTCCACATCTCGAAGCACTTGTAATCAACAGAAAGACCCCGAGACCAATTCTGAGAAACAACAATCCAATCATACCCCTGAGTATACTTCCGATGCACATGGTTCGAGAATAAGCTCACAGAAATGTGCTTCTGTGACTGGGATCCAACCCGAACTACTTGAAACTCCATTTTCTGACCCTCAGCTAAAAGAAACATCTCAACCATTTCCAGTTAGAGGCGTAAGATTTGAAAATGTGATCAACGGCTTAGGTGCTGCGATGCCTGAAATGCATTCTGCACAGTCTGGCCTGTCGCCTTTGCCTAGTCCAGGCGCAGCTAGTAACTCACAACCTTTTGCTTATTCGAATCCTTTCCATCAAACAGACCATCAAGCTGCAAATACCCAGAGTGTTCGTGACCTTCTTGATCAAAGGATCAACTGTACCATGCATCAGACTGATAATAAAAAAGGGCAGGAGCAGGAAACTTTTGAGGATACGGGACATGTTTCTTTTGCCAATGATCAGAGTCGTAACAGTGGTTTCTATAACAGCTATACAAGCCACCATCACAGCATAGGTTCTGGTGACATCGGCAAGATTAATTCGATCTCAGTTGTCAATGCCACATCAGATGTTGCTAGCGAAGATGGAGTTCATGTTCATGACAGTACATCAAGCCGTTCCGTGCAGAGAGAAGCAGCTCTAAAAAAATTCAGACTGAAGAGGAAGGAGAGATGCTTTGAGAAGAAGGTTTGTTGGTTTTACTTATCTCAGTCTTATTCGTCTAACAAAACATAGTATGACGAAACTAATTATCTTGTTTGGTGATGCTGTGAGAGCACTGGTGTTGTTAAGGGTAGTAATTGCACAATCCTTGAAAACTCTGGTGTATTTTCGTATCCAATATCCGACTTTGTTTGACAGGTGCGCTATGAAAGCAGAAGGAAGCTGGCTGAGCAGCGTCCTCGTGTAAGAGGACAGTTTGTGCGTCATGTACACGATGATGCTCAACCCGGGAGCTGACCACCGGGTTAGCTCAACATCCTCTTacaattttagatattttggtGGAAATAATTAGATTGGTCGGTTAGATGGTGGTAATTGTTAGTACAAAGTAGCAGTGTTCCAACGGCTTATGAAAAATGGCTGGTTTCCATGTAATGTATATCGCTTTGTTTAGGCGTTTACTATGTAGAAAAGCGGTTTCTCCTCCCTTTTCATCTTGATTTGTAGATATATCAAGCAGTGACGGATTTGAGAAACAGAACTCGTGAGGTCGGAGCTTCCGGACGTGGAGTTGATGGTGACTCAAAAGACCGAATTTAATAGATTTTCCGGGTACTCATGGGCCAACCGGCGCGACCCCACTTCCATCCGTCCCTGGATATAATGTTAGTTAATAGCCATATCCTGCTCCATCACTCCCGATACTCCCGTTCCGCAATTCTTTCAAGATCATCGACGCCCATTGCCTCCTTGTTCTGAAACAATCAGCCAGTCGACCCATCTCTAGCTGCCGGAAGACTGCCCGTTGGGTTTCACGGTCACCGGCAGCCTCAGGTGGAAATTCCAGAATTGGATATCAAGGAGATATTGATCCTATGTAGGCTGTATAACTGTTTTGGTTGTTTATCTAACAATAAGAACTTCAGTATGTTTtttgtatgattaaatattggCTTTTATAATTGTAGGTATAATATTACAAGGGAGTGTTAATCATATCACTCTACTTTatgtaaataattgaattacaTAATAAGTCATTTGAAGCTGTATCATCTTTGATATCGGACAAAATTTCGTTTAAGTTTGGCGGCCAAAATATTGTggtttatatatgtatagataaatAACCATGTAATTATAGCTGACCAGCAGCACCCTTGATAGCTAGCAATGCAGCTCCATAAGCAGCTTCCGTGTGCAGCGCCCGACTCACAGGTAGGCCCAAAACGCGCTCTCGGATAGCGATCCATTTCTCGTTTCTTGAACCACCGCCCGCAGTGAAGACCTCATCAACAGGGGTGGCTCCCAATTCCTTCAACAAGGTGTAACCCTTTGCCTAGAATAACATGTAAGGATATAACTACTAATGTCAAATGGAgttgattataaatttattcactACCTCAATGTGAGCAATCGACTCCAATATACCGTGTAGGTAGTCGGCATCATTTTCCGGGCGAGGTTGTAACCTGATACATTGAGTGTGTGATCAAAATAGAACTAATTCCTAAAAATGAACTTAATGTTATCTAACAATGACAGTTCTGCATTAGGAATTAGTTCTATTTTAATCTCGACCAATCTataagttatactccctccgtccgccaataggagtcccatttgttggcggcacgggttttaagaaatgttaagaaaagtgagtggaaaaaagttagtggaataggggtcccacttgaatatattagttttgaataaaatgtgagtgaaatgagttagtggaaggtgggaccctattaccatttatggtaaaagtgaaccgggactcctattcgcggacggactaaaatggcaaaacgggactcctattcgtggacggagggagtatacgtTAGtagtatcaaaattttaaatagatGAGTACCTCGGCTCCATATTCGGGTCAGCACTAGGAAACCTCTCCCCGATGCCTACGAGGGGATAATAGTCCAAAGGAGAGGCTTGTGCGGGATTTATCCTCTTGCTTAGCTCTTGTAGTTGTTCGTCTGTGAAAATTTTCCTGAGAACAGCTCCTCCCGTGTTTGAAGCTCCTCCAACAAGCCATTTGTCGTCAAGCCTATGGCTATATACGCCAAAACGCGCATCTTCCACTCGCGTAGTGCTTAGTAGTTTGATTGCGAGAGTCGAACCCAAAGATGTGACCTGAGCACGAGTTCAGAATGGATCAGAGATGTGCTGCTAAATTAGGACTAAAACTAATctgaaaattttctaattaattgtttcacacaatttcaaaatgaatCAATCCATTTTCTTGCTAGAGTAGAAGAGATATGTGTTTGCATCTTACAGCTTTTCCAGGCCGATCAGCACGTGCTGCAAGGAAGGCCGCGATACTATCCGTCGTCCCTGTGCAGATTACACAATCCTTTCCAAAACCtaacaacaacaaaatgtccttaaaaacaaaaaaaaaatgctagcTAGATTATTACATAACTGGAGCATGGATTTGGCTTATATATCTTCAGTTTCTATTAATCCAATTGTAGAGGCAATAAATCACAGACCATAACATGTTCTGATATTCTCTTGCATATAGCCAATTGTGGTCCCGGGAGCTTGTACACGAGGCAGAACGCTAGAATACGGCTGAGCCAGCAACCAACGAGGATACGACTCGACTTCAGGATCATAACCAACCTGCCAAACAAGGAAAATCTTTTTACAATCTTGACATGTTGTATGGAAAATAAAGCAAGAAGAAATATGAGTAGTGCTACTTTCAAAGCATTGTTGTAATCCGAGACTCCAATCGTTCCGTGGAGAAGCGACAACAGCCAGTCCGCTTGATGCAGCAACACTGCTGAAGTTGGAGGCCTCTCAGCAGCACAAGTACTACGCCACCATGAGACGAGCTTGCACAGCGTGGAAGAGCCAGAGCAAACCGTGTGATTAAGAGGCGCGACTTCCTTCACAGTCGCCAAGGCTTCTGGACAGCTCTCGTTGTAGAGGAACGGTCTACACAACGATTCGCCTGTTTCTCTGAATCAAACAAAGATATAAGATGCATTCGACCGTGTTGGACTATAAATGAGCTTTTTTATCCAACCTATCAACAATCATCGTCGTTGCAGAAGTGCCATCAATCGAAATCGAAGCAACAAAGGGCCGAAGGCTAACTGGGATATCCTCCAACAGACAGAATAGTGTTGCTCTCCATGATTTCACCCAATCTACTCTATCCTCACTCTTTCTAGAAAACACAAACAATCACTTGCAAACTCATCTTTACCAAAAACATTACACAACTAATCTATCAAAATTCCACtacacatttcattataaaatttaatagagTAAAAAGAATGGGAATGTACCATATACAAGGGGtactctctctttccctcggCATGTATCTCGCCTGCCTTGTTGATCAGAGCATACCGAGCACCGGATGTGCCGAAGTCCATTCCGAGATACAGCTTTTCCCCGACTTCAACGTCGACATCGGTGTTCACACTTCTCATAATAAGGTTGCTTGCTTCtgatttactactactattacttaTTGAAATTGATTTCCTTGCATTATAGCACTTACCtgtttatatatatcaataacTTGATTACACTCCTTCTCTTCAGTCATTAAATCAtgattttttacatattttctatATGTATCATCATAAGATATGAAATGCTTATAGAGTGGATGTGGGTTCATACGTCAAACGCctacaaaaatgataaaaatcagcagagaatataaaatagttagaGATAAATTACTAGGAAATTTTTGGTGAAGAAGCAATGAGCTTGTGCAAGAGCAATTGTAAAGTGAGGCCACCATTTCTCCAACTATGGATAATGAGAATTCCTTtctttatggagtatatatatactcagccaaatagttaaattataaatttttgaactaatatatactctaacatttcttattaaaataaaagaaaaattatcaaCTCTGATTTTATAGTCAAACtttctcaaaaatatttaaaaattgagagaaCCGGTTCAACCAAAAATAGAGATCATTTAGTCTTTCCAAGCAATGAACTAAAAATAGTTAACTTATTacgaaaataaatacttatagTTCCTCGGTGAAATTAATAACTTACAATGATACTATACAATTAATTAGAGCATTCATAGCGGGAGAGAATAGGGGGAGTCGCGATGCTGGGAGAAGGTGTGGTAAGCGTTCCCCTTCGCTATGGGGGACTCAAGACGGGCATCGTGACGAGTGcacaacaaataata
The genomic region above belongs to Salvia hispanica cultivar TCC Black 2014 chromosome 3, UniMelb_Shisp_WGS_1.0, whole genome shotgun sequence and contains:
- the LOC125212974 gene encoding two-component response regulator-like APRR5 isoform X2, which encodes MRYCKFGHQNLFMFGRGKCSTKGFLASELYFRQFYVSVAAVSDGLKAWEVLKARAENIDLILTEVELPSISGYALLTLIMEHDICKKIPVIMMSSYDSVSIVYKCMLRGAADFLVKPVRKNELRNLWQHVWRKQQSSGAGRVPPDESMAQQKIEATAENNATSNHSSQQKIEATAENNAASYHSSGYRACVQRNRECIEKGTDAQSSCTRPELETDEPDVEHLNSLLQPKTNKCLSDDVNKYVHKECQEEIKRTRAHDNEGGGLQTVASIDVSNETTRGQDKNSASEQVNVNGQSAMNNHVREAIDLIGAFSNCCKGTLASPASDTSTNKFDTLPLLDLSLRGSHPSGSVNQENDETHRINHSDASAFSRYVNKSLPNSTSRSTCNQQKDPETNSEKQQSNHTPEYTSDAHGSRISSQKCASVTGIQPELLETPFSDPQLKETSQPFPVRGVRFENVINGLGAAMPEMHSAQSGLSPLPSPGAASNSQPFAYSNPFHQTDHQAANTQSVRDLLDQRINCTMHQTDNKKGQEQETFEDTGHVSFANDQSRNSGFYNSYTSHHHSIGSGDIGKINSISVVNATSDVASEDGVHVHDSTSSRSVQREAALKKFRLKRKERCFEKKVRYESRRKLAEQRPRVRGQFVRHVHDDAQPGS
- the LOC125212975 gene encoding D-ribulose kinase isoform X2 — encoded protein: MVASLYNCSCTSSLLLHQKFPSKCYNARKSISISNSSSKSEASNLIMRSVNTDVDVEVGEKLYLGMDFGTSGARYALINKAGEIHAEGKREYPLYMSEDRVDWVKSWRATLFCLLEDIPVSLRPFVASISIDGTSATTMIVDRETGESLCRPFLYNESCPEALATVKEVAPLNHTVCSGSSTLCKLVSWWRSTCAAERPPTSAVLLHQADWLLSLLHGTIGVSDYNNALKVGYDPEVESYPRWLLAQPYSSVLPRVQAPGTTIGYMQENIRTCYGFGKDCVICTGTTDSIAAFLAARADRPGKAVTSLGSTLAIKLLSTTRVEDARFGVYSHRLDDKWLVGGASNTGGAVLRKIFTDEQLQELSKRINPAQASPLDYYPLVGIGERFPSADPNMEPRLQPRPENDADYLHGKGLHLVEGIGSHPC
- the LOC125212974 gene encoding two-component response regulator-like APRR5 isoform X3; this encodes MEHDICKKIPVIMMSSYDSVSIVYKCMLRGAADFLVKPVRKNELRNLWQHVWRKQQSSGAGRVPPDESMAQQKIEATAENNATSNHSSQQKIEATAENNAASYHSSGYRACVQRNRECIEKGTDAQSSCTRPELETDEPDVEHLNSLLQPKTNKCLSDDVNKYVHKECQEEIKRTRAHDNEGGGLQTVASIDVSNETTRGQDKNSASEQVNVNGQSAMNNHVREAIDLIGAFSNCCKGTLASPASDTSTNKFDTLPLLDLSLRGSHPSGSVNQENDETHRINHSDASAFSRYVNKSLPNSTSRSTCNQQKDPETNSEKQQSNHTPEYTSDAHGSRISSQKCASVTGIQPELLETPFSDPQLKETSQPFPVRGVRFENVINGLGAAMPEMHSAQSGLSPLPSPGAASNSQPFAYSNPFHQTDHQAANTQSVRDLLDQRINCTMHQTDNKKGQEQETFEDTGHVSFANDQSRNSGFYNSYTSHHHSIGSGDIGKINSISVVNATSDVASEDGVHVHDSTSSRSVQREAALKKFRLKRKERCFEKKVRYESRRKLAEQRPRVRGQFVRHVHDDAQPGS
- the LOC125212974 gene encoding two-component response regulator-like APRR5 isoform X1, whose product is MGQVVLSSEGGAVEMEAAAAKSDRRQNITSEAAENVAAAEDAAGSSSLVRWERFLPKLALRVLLVEADDSTRQIIAALLRKCSYKVAAVSDGLKAWEVLKARAENIDLILTEVELPSISGYALLTLIMEHDICKKIPVIMMSSYDSVSIVYKCMLRGAADFLVKPVRKNELRNLWQHVWRKQQSSGAGRVPPDESMAQQKIEATAENNATSNHSSQQKIEATAENNAASYHSSGYRACVQRNRECIEKGTDAQSSCTRPELETDEPDVEHLNSLLQPKTNKCLSDDVNKYVHKECQEEIKRTRAHDNEGGGLQTVASIDVSNETTRGQDKNSASEQVNVNGQSAMNNHVREAIDLIGAFSNCCKGTLASPASDTSTNKFDTLPLLDLSLRGSHPSGSVNQENDETHRINHSDASAFSRYVNKSLPNSTSRSTCNQQKDPETNSEKQQSNHTPEYTSDAHGSRISSQKCASVTGIQPELLETPFSDPQLKETSQPFPVRGVRFENVINGLGAAMPEMHSAQSGLSPLPSPGAASNSQPFAYSNPFHQTDHQAANTQSVRDLLDQRINCTMHQTDNKKGQEQETFEDTGHVSFANDQSRNSGFYNSYTSHHHSIGSGDIGKINSISVVNATSDVASEDGVHVHDSTSSRSVQREAALKKFRLKRKERCFEKKVRYESRRKLAEQRPRVRGQFVRHVHDDAQPGS
- the LOC125212975 gene encoding D-ribulose kinase isoform X1 is translated as MVASLYNCSCTSSLLLHQKFPSKCYNARKSISISNSSSKSEASNLIMRSVNTDVDVEVGEKLYLGMDFGTSGARYALINKAGEIHAEGKREYPLYMSEDRVDWVKSWRATLFCLLEDIPVSLRPFVASISIDGTSATTMIVDRETGESLCRPFLYNESCPEALATVKEVAPLNHTVCSGSSTLCKLVSWWRSTCAAERPPTSAVLLHQADWLLSLLHGTIGVSDYNNALKVGYDPEVESYPRWLLAQPYSSVLPRVQAPGTTIGYMQENIRTCYGFGKDCVICTGTTDSIAAFLAARADRPGKAVTSLGSTLAIKLLSTTRVEDARFGVYSHRLDDKWLVGGASNTGGAVLRKIFTDEQLQELSKRINPAQASPLDYYPLVGIGERFPSADPNMEPRLQPRPENDADYLHGILESIAHIEAKGYTLLKELGATPVDEVFTAGGGSRNEKWIAIRERVLGLPVSRALHTEAAYGAALLAIKGAAGQL